Proteins from one Scyliorhinus canicula chromosome 6, sScyCan1.1, whole genome shotgun sequence genomic window:
- the LOC119967531 gene encoding tudor domain-containing protein 6-like isoform X2, whose translation MELPVCEEKHWKETAEGAVHRGRVPMCSTAGLPPTGVCLAFRVTRVDPPRPGSVLVRLWGRFQQRERQPEYQRLHSDIQSWAKAARLVGGGAGCSVPAPPLETNERCLVDMGGEWHRARVLSRVGDDYTVFTLDEGRALPVRARSLDRGKKDFFHLPPEVVCCILANLVPAPGAACGNSNAAEEEDEREDVEQEKAPEDGEEGGKPRGGAASWAPAAISFFRALQGRTLETLVEAVLPNRLVLVEVARVSRQLCELGLARAIDRGAFRLMVEMATSRPCGAAAAACGASFRKERAPAPLVGGEAASSLGLPPPPPSEAGYSLNYFYPLLQVDETVTVRVTHVRYPDRFFCQLRCHCPELERLHDSMHRYYDNSRAAEAPRRLGSPCAAKSADGRWYRALIQQTLADGVLEVFYVDYGDREVVPARVVRKLSPGYFKMPVVTYPFALRDASDYGRGWSARHVELLKSLILRRVLQAKVEFYNSVENVYYVTLYQEDGCTVNSAFSAQAESLMSGYSEEVRLRADGQKLKALQCGGDYLIGDRRTEALAAKPKDRISLLKNANLKLNAFYDVLVEFVKDPSEFWIRTMETASEFEKLMNSIAKKYGSLSRNEGLVKKPEPGLLCCAKFKADNLFYRAVITEILDGHFRVFFIDYGNMEVVDWHDVKALLPEYRKLPALAVKCSLADLAPKEGTWNRDAVTYFEKAVFEKHLVVHVLEKEMDKYLIELLDVEDEGEPSVNKLILLAGYADRKEFKVSNFNSKNLDLLGNLHISHSSEEIVHTYGRSKKDNLEQRPVTPEKNKPFTEYCGTPTVGLIDSLTTLFSSQGEFEGNDKTEMLESVITESPYKQEYLKVGSTVDVQVSYIDEPGDFWCQMTKNTHELKILMSKIQEYYNMHEDNFQPGQSACIVRYSEDGKWYRALILGKVTVTEVDVLYIDYGNRERVPMSDLRLIKPEFLLFKGQAFRCSLYNIIQPMGPDPFMWNEDSIAAFQEFIDNALSLYMELKCTVYALTVVEGKGLCNVVDLNTPFQSACQLLIERGLAKFVGSPSILSPSVSLYTYYYSTHDVKIGSEEEMYVSHVASPTKFYCLLGRNLGILDKLADKVNKLSSKMQGYTFSQGVDPICLAKYTDNRWYRALAWPIQDRIRVSFVDYGNKLDIDKDDLLPIPNSAKDVKFLPMQAIKCGLSDIPVDLSLDIIIWFKKAVMDKPLKAVVVAKETDGKLIVELYDGNMQINAKIKEQLCLQNTSETKTNGSAGRQKNKNEKSCTPYMAKSEHEPLPLKRRIAEDQGDNREAEKITVSTCKPDRWKNRTEFISQTEEAGLKKFVHNKICTKNTKEPSDLKSSMVIVDHKLDDNWVESPNGKKVNLATPWPKLTDLPLMTLNGGFKSVVSVSHVINPSHFFVQLLQNEDNVTMMEEKLNACNTNDRKVGSFEIGDVVCAEFPEDGSRYRAVVTQICDNLASVEYIDYGNTATVDASKVFALSKDFLKVQRLSVPCFLAGFQDSIFRESSEEALSKFIKRTNKTRITCEFMQQRGQLWEVHLYDDQGSIADLFNNFAFRSGIQYSHQSTEYPVIDIRPASKFNAYVFAVKSPQQFWCQFKTTSDGIFIESLDLQSKVDLNPKAGNLCMAKRKAHNNWATCEIVQNISDGIVVVHLLREDIKEEVNSIDIKDVTPAFALTYECKLHGLFPIDGNSWSNEAIELFKTLVLYQAVTVKIIDISEDNVLEIAVHDCLDNVRNRLIASGFIIEKLNVCVSDTPSYGRYIKKLPLVGQTIEGYITAAESPCYFWCQYSSPEVQMLSKRMQEVGVLGVTNRELLSDISVGDSCICKYCEDGQWYRAEVKKVHGGILSLQYVDYGNEDDVGIQQVKKMPKELLKIPTQSFPCCLSGYDLANGSWKDGAVDALLNLSDQLLKVTVVKDECKNSSLPSLLHVQIEYVDGIINDIVRNFWNPHSDKYDESSEISIKNSLSTDQLTPVMSSPDGLNLEDELLTQALTLNITTCSEIPNTENIVTSCKLHNEEWMRLKSPAIIGLEENTESTINLPSIQQSPVMDVIDNEVHILITSKTLESAALSSISTEDTVVVDSFEDAVSSGSDEGIFTTQTCMDQYSLSDQIEDGGHKEVQGSMKTSEFLQSSVQTIDLYEEIFKCQQDQPFTEEIGDGDDSLTRILISHDEDDDYYEEQNFSEAQVNSSETEEQFETVTSPALNICPEEDENKILPCATTRSGVMNKELQIAITERDAEQEENIPLKDTFAGMEKGTLEQTLGESRFERK comes from the coding sequence ATGGAGCTGCCTGTTTGTGAAGAGAAACACTGGAAGGAGACGGCTGAAGGAGCCGTGCATCGCGGTCGCGTCCCCATGTGCTCCACCGCCGGGCTGCCGCCCACGGGCGTCTGCCTCGCTTTCCGGGTGACCCGGGTGGACCCTCCCCGGCCCGGCTCCGTGCTGGTCAGGCTGTGGGGCCGCTTCCAACAGCGGGAAAGGCAACCCGAGTACCAGAGGCTGCACAGCGACATACAGAGCTGGGCCAAGGCGGcccggctggtcggcggcggagCTGGGTGCAGCGTGCCGGCCCCTCCCCTGGAGACCAACGAGCGATGTCTGGTGGACATGGGCGGCGAGTGGCACCGGGCCCGGGTGCTGAGCCGCGTCGGCGACGACTACACCGTCTTCACCCTGGACGAAGGGCGGGCGCTGCCGGTCCGAGCCCGCAGCCTGGACCGAGGTAAGAAGGACTTTTTCCACCTGCCGCCCGAGGTGGTCTGCTGCATCTTGGCCAACCTGGTGCCGGCGCCCGGAGCCGCCTGCGGCAACAGCAACGCcgccgaggaggaggacgagcgGGAGGACGTGGAGCAAGAGAAGGCGCCGGAGGACGGTGAGGAAGGTGGCAAGCCGCGGGGCGGCGCGGCCTCCTGGGCGCCGGCGGCCATCTCCTTCTTCCGCGCCCTGCAGGGGCGCACCCTGGAGACGCTGGTGGAGGCCGTGCTGCCCAACCGCCTGGTGTTGGTGGAGGTAGCCCGGGTGTCGCGGCAGCTGTGCGAGCTGGGCCTGGCCAGGGCTATCGACCGGGGCGCCTTCCGGCTCATGGTGGAGATGGCCACCTCCCGGCCCTGcggcgccgccgccgccgcctgcGGCGCCTCCTTCAGGAAGGAGCGGGCCCCTGCGCCACTGGTTGGGGGCGAAGCGGCCTCCAGCCTGGGCTTGCCGCCACCCCCGCCCAGCGAGGCGGGCTACAGCCTCAACTACTTCTACCCGCTGCTGCAGGTGGACGAGACGGTGACGGTGCGGGTCACCCACGTGCGCTACCCGGATCGCTTCTTCTGCCAACTGCGGTGCCACTGCCCGGAGCTCGAGCGGCTGCACGACAGCATGCACCGTTACTATGACAACAGCCGCGCGGCCGAGGCTCCGCGCAGGCTCGGCTCGCCCTGCGCCGCCAAGAGCGCCGACGGCCGCTGGTACCGCGCGCTCATCCAACAGACGCTGGCCGACGGCGTGCTCGAGGTCTTCTACGTCGATTACGGCGATCGCGAGGTGGTGCCGGCCCGCGTCGTCCGCAAGCTCAGCCCCGGCTACTTCAAGATGCCCGTCGTCACCTACCCCTTCGCACTGCGCGACGCCTCCGACTACGGCCGCGGCTGGTCGGCGCGCCACGTTGAGCTGCTCAAGTCGCTGATCCTGCGCCGGGTGCTGCAGGCCAAGGTGGAGTTCTACAACTCGGTGGAGAACGTCTACTACGTGACCCTGTACCAGGAGGACGGCTGCACCGTCAACTCGGCTTTCAGCGCCCAGGCCGAGAGCCTGATGTCGGGTTACAGCGAGGAGGTCCGACTGAGGGCGGATGGGCAGAAGCTCAAAGCGCTTCAGTGCGGCGGCGACTACCTGATCGGGGACCGGCGGACCGAAGCGCTCGCCGCCAAACCCAAAGATCGCATCTCACTGCTGAAGAACGCAAATCTGAAATTGAATGCATTTTATGATGTCCTCGTTGAATTTGTGAAAGATCCTTCAGAGTTTTGGATCCGAACTATGGAGACGGCTAGCGAATTTGAAAAACTCATGAACAGCATTGCCAAAAAATATGGAAGCTTGAGTCGAAACGAAGGATTAGTAAAGAAACCCGAACCCGGGTTGTTATGCTGTGCTAAATTCAAGGCTGACAACTTATTTTATAGAGCTGTTATTACTGAGATTCTTGATGGCCACTTCAGGGTGTTTTTCATTGATTATGGAAACATGGAAGTCGTGGACTGGCATGATGTAAAGGCATTACTTCCAGAGTATAGAAAATTACCTGCCTTAGCAGTGAAGTGCTCCCTTGCTGACCTTGCCCCAAAAGAAGGGACTTGGAATAGAGATGCTGTTACCTATTTTGAAAAGGCAGTTTTTGAAAAACATCTTGTTGTTCATGTTTTAGAGAAGGAGATGGACAAATACTTGATCGAACTGCTAGACGTGGAAGATGAAGGAGAACCCAGTGTGAATAAGTTGATCTTGCTGGCAGGTTATGCTGATCGCAAAGAATTTAAAGTCTCAAATTTCAATTCAAAAAATTTGGATTTATTGGGCAATTTACATATTTCACATTCATCTGAAGAAATTGTTCACACCTATGGCAGAAGCAAAAAAGACAACCTGGAGCAAAGGCCAGTGACTcctgaaaaaaataaaccatttaCAGAGTACTGCGGCACTCCAACAGTGGGCTTAATTGATTCTCTGACCACGTTGTTTTCTAGTCAGGGAGAATTTGAAGGTAATGataaaacagaaatgctggaatcTGTAATTACGGAGTCTCCATATAAGCAAGAATATCTTAAAGTGggaagcacagtggatgtacaaGTTTCTTACATTGATGAACCTGGTGATTTTTGGTGTCAAATGACTAAAAATACACATGAATTGAAGATACTAATGAGTAAAATACAGGAATATTATAATATGCATGAAGATAATTTTCAGCCTGGTCAATCTGCGTGTATTGTAAGGTACTCCGAAGATGGAAAGTGGTACAGAGCATTGATCCTTGGAAAAGTGACTGTGACGGAGGTGGATGTATTGTACATCGATTatggaaatagagagagagtgcCCATGAGTGACCTGCGTCTAATAAAACCAGAGTTTCTTCTTTTCAAAGGTCAGGCATTTAGGTGCAGTCTTTATAACATAATTCAGCCCATGGGTCCTGACCCATTTATGTGGAATGAAGATTCAATTGCTGCATTCCAGGAATTTATTGACAATGCCTTAAGTTTATATATGGAACTAAAATGCACAGTGTACGCATTAACTGTTGTGGAAGGCAAAGGTCTGTGTAATGTTGTGGATTTGAATACCCCCTTTCAGAGTGCTTGCCAGTTACTTATCGAGCGAGGATTAGCCAAATTTGTAGGATCACCTAGTATCCTTTCCCCATCAGTAAGCCTTTATACCTATTACTATTCGACTCATGATGTGAAAATTGGTAGTGAAGAAGAGATGTATGTGAGCCATGTTGCAAGCCCAACAAAATTCTACTGTCTGCTTGGGAGAAACTTGGGTATTCTAGATAAACTTGCAGACAAGGTTAATAAACTGTCTTCTAAGATGCAGGGCTACACTTTTTCACAGGGTGTAGATCCCATCTGTCTTGCAAAATATACCGATAACCGATGGTACCGTGCTTTGGCGTGGCCCATACAAGATCGAATTCGGGTCTCTTTTGTGGACTATGGCAATAAATTAGATATTGATAAAGATGATTTACTTCCAATACCCAACAGTGCAAAAGATGTTAAATTTCTACCTATGCAAGCAATTAAATGTGGATTGTCTGATATACCAGTTGACTTATCCCTGGACATTATTATCTGGTTTAAAAAAGCTGTTATGGATAAGCCTTTAAAAGCTGTAGTTGTAGCAAAAGAGACTGATGGAAAGCTGATTGTTGAACTATATGATGGGAACATGCAAATAAATGCGAAGATTAAAGAACAGCTATGCTTGCAGAATACCagtgaaacaaaaacaaatggaAGTGCGGGAagacaaaaaaacaaaaatgagaaATCGTGCACCCCTTATATGGCAAAGAGTGAACACGAGCCATTGCCTCTCAAAAGGCGTATAGCTGAGGACCAAGGTGATAATCGTGAAGCTGAGAAGATAACTGTATCTACTTGCAAACCGGATAGGTGGAAGAATAGAACAGAGTTTATTTCACAGACCGAAGAGGCTGGGCTGAAGAAATTTGTTCACAACAAAATATGTACAAAGAATACAAAAGAACCTTCAGATTTAAAATCCAGTATGGTAATTGTAGATCATAAATTGGATGACAATTGGGTTGAAAGCCCTAATGGAAAAAAAGTGAACTTAGCTACACCGTGGCCTAAGCTAACAGACCTCCCTCTGATGACATTGAATGGTGGATTTAAAAGTGTTGTATCTGTTTCACATGTTATAAACCCATCACACTTTTTTGTTCAGCTTCTTCAAAATGAAGATAACGTAACTATGATGGAAGAAAAATTGAATGCATGTAATACAAATGACAGAAAAGTTGGAAGCTTTGAGATAGGTGATGTTGTCTGTGCAGAATTTCCTGAAGATGGTTCTCGGTACAGAGCTGTTGTAACTCAAATTTGTGACAATTTGGCTTCTGTGGAATATATAGATTATGGTAATACTGCAACAGTGGATGCGTCAAAAGTTTTTGCTCTTTCTAAAGATTTCTTAAAAGTCCAACGCCTTAGCGTACCATGCTTTCTTGCAGGATTTCAGGATTCCATTTTCAGAGAAAGCAGTGAGGAAGCGCTATCTAAATTCATAAAGAGAACAAATAAAACCAGAATAACGTGTGAATTTATGCAACAGCGTGGACAACTGTGGGAGGTTCATCTTTATGATGACCAGGGATCAATTGCCGATTTATTTAATAACTTTGCTTTTAGAAGTGGCATTCAATATTCTCACCAATCAACTGAATATCCTGTAATTGATATAAGACCTGCTTCAAAGTTCAATGCATATGTCTTTGCAGTAAAGTCTCCTCAGCAGTTTTGGTGTCAGTTTAAAACTACAAGTGATGGCATTTTTATTGAATCACTTGATTTACAGTCGAAAGTAGATTTGAATCCCAAAGCTGGCAATCTGTGTATGGCGAAAAGAAAAGCCCATAATAACTGGGCTACATGTGAAATTGTGCAAAATATTTCTGATGGAATTGTTGTGGTACATCTTTTGAGGGAAGACATCAAGGAAGAGGTAAACAGCATAGATATAAAAGACGTAACTCCCGCATTTGCATTAACTTATGAATGTAAGTTGCATGGCTTGTTTCCAATTGATGGAAATAGCTGGTCTAATGAAGCTATTGAGCTCTTTAAAACTTTGGTTTTATACCAAGCCGTAACTGTAAAAATAATTGATATTTCTGAGGATAATGTACTGGAAATAGCTGTACATGACTGTTTGGATAACGTGAGAAACAGACTAATTGCTTCAGGATTCATCATTGAAAAGCTGAATGTATGTGTATCTGATACACCCAGTTATGGACGATACATCAAGAAACTTCCTTTAGTGGGACAGACCATTGAAGGGTACATCACTGCAGCAGAAAGTCCTTGTTATTTCTGGTGTCAGTATTCGTCCCCAGAAGTTCAAATGCTATCCAAAAGAATGCAAGAAGTTGGAGTACTTGGCGTTACCAACAGGGAATTATTATCTGACATTTCAGTTGGTGACAGTTGTATTTGTAAATATTGTGAAGATGGGCAGTGGTACAGAGCTGAAGTGAAAAAAGTGCATGGAGGCATACTTTCTCTTCAATATGTTGACTATGGGAATGAAGATGATGTTGGAATACAACAAGTTAAAAAGATGCCCAAAGAGTTACTGAAGATTCCTACACAGTCTTTTCCATGTTGCCTTTCAGGATATGATTTAGCTAATGGTTCTTGGAAAGATGGTGCTGTGGATGCTCTCCTTAATCTTTCAGATCAGTTATTAAAAGTTACTGTAGTAAAAGATGAATGTAAAAACAGCAGTTTACCATCTTTATTGCATGTCCAAATTGAGTATGTTGATGGTATAATCAATGATATAGTGAGAAACTTTTGGAATCCGCATTCTGATAAATATGATGAAAGCAGTGAGATATCGATTAAAAATTCATTAAGTACTGATCAGTTAACTCCTGTAATGTCTAGCCCTGATGGTTTAAATCTAGAAGATGAACTATTGACGCAGGCTTTAACATTAAACATAACAACTTGTTCTGAAATACCGAATACAGAAAACATTGTCACTTCGTGTAAATTGCATAATGAGGAATGGATGCGTCTTAAAAGTCCAGCTATAATTGGATTAGAAGAAAATACAGAAAGCACGATTAACCTTCCGAGTATTCAACAGTCTCCAGTAATGGATGTTATAGATAATGAAGTACATATACTAATTACTTCGAAGACCCTTGAATCTGCTGCATTGTCTTCAATTTCCACTGAAGACACTGTTGTGGTTGACAGTTTTGAAGATGCTGTGTCTTCAGGCTCAGATGAAGGAATTTTTACAACACAGACTTGTATGGATCAATACTCTTTAAGTGACCAGATCGAAGATGGAGGTCACAAAGAAGTTCAAGGGTCAATGAAAACAAGTGAATTTTTACAGAGCTCTGTGCAAACTATTGATTTGTATGAAGAGATTTTTAAATGCCAACAGGATCAGCCTTTTACAGAGGAGATTGGTGATGGTGATGATTCCTTGACCCGTATTCTCATCTCCCATGACGAGGATGATGACTACTATGAAGAGCAAAACTTCTCAGAAGCCCAGGTGAACAGCAGTGAAACAGAGGAACAGTTTGAGACAG